In Dyadobacter sp. NIV53, a single window of DNA contains:
- a CDS encoding FecR family protein has product MDYKEIQLLLLKYRQGNCTDEEAGQISKWYESLNAASDLSLDDTEKQLLESKLLQNIREKIHEAEPEAPDATETNNFWKPYSIYAGIAAVFLIALTYLLFFSNTGTFHFMATEQIFIQATADGKLITDENDTDTLKRIVLEDKSIVMLSPGSRIIYPDRFTGNKRNVQLIGDAFFEITKNPQSPFFVYTDKLITRVLGTSFWIRKNPGSKAMEVEVVTGKVSVFENNHAFTGKALARNLHKQDNGVVLSPNQRVTYFAESGHLMTGLVEKPVAIPGAIAEPKMIFNNESLPNIIYQLQNEFGIEIVLSSDHLEKCTFTGDVTDLSLYEKLDLICKSNGVTYEIKGTRILINGEGCE; this is encoded by the coding sequence ATGGACTATAAGGAAATTCAGTTACTGCTTTTGAAGTATCGTCAGGGAAATTGTACTGATGAAGAAGCAGGGCAGATCAGCAAGTGGTACGAAAGCTTAAACGCGGCATCAGATTTATCTCTAGATGATACAGAAAAGCAATTGCTGGAAAGCAAACTTTTACAAAACATCCGTGAGAAAATACATGAAGCAGAACCGGAAGCTCCTGATGCAACCGAAACCAATAATTTCTGGAAACCTTACTCGATTTATGCCGGAATTGCAGCTGTTTTTCTAATCGCTTTAACCTACTTATTGTTTTTCAGTAATACCGGAACTTTCCATTTCATGGCGACTGAACAAATATTTATCCAGGCAACAGCAGATGGCAAATTGATTACTGATGAGAATGATACTGATACATTAAAACGGATTGTACTAGAAGATAAAAGTATTGTAATGCTTTCTCCGGGGAGCCGGATCATTTATCCTGACCGATTTACCGGCAATAAAAGAAATGTACAGCTAATAGGAGACGCATTTTTTGAAATAACCAAAAATCCGCAATCTCCATTTTTCGTATATACAGATAAGTTGATAACCAGAGTGTTAGGTACCAGCTTCTGGATCAGAAAAAATCCGGGCAGTAAAGCTATGGAAGTTGAGGTAGTAACAGGAAAAGTATCTGTATTTGAAAACAACCATGCATTTACCGGCAAAGCATTAGCCAGAAACCTGCATAAACAAGATAATGGGGTGGTGCTCAGTCCAAATCAGCGCGTCACTTATTTTGCTGAAAGCGGGCATCTTATGACAGGCCTTGTTGAAAAACCGGTAGCCATTCCCGGTGCGATTGCAGAGCCGAAAATGATTTTTAACAACGAATCATTACCAAATATTATATATCAGCTTCAAAATGAATTTGGTATAGAGATCGTCCTGAGTAGCGATCATCTCGAAAAATGCACTTTTACAGGCGATGTAACAGACTTATCACTGTATGAAAAACTGGACCTGATCTGTAAATCAAATGGTGTTACGTATGAAATAAAAGGAACCCGGATACTGATTAACGGCGAAGGATGTGAATAA
- a CDS encoding TonB-dependent receptor: protein MKKNRQRKSCASLYRIMRLSLTQIIFSIAFAGMTYAGHDGRAQEILERTVTLHAERTELKNILILLEQKADVKFAYSSKAIRADREVVIHAANQKLSSALSTLLTPLDISYQVTSTGRILLISNKDNISKEQAAPLLNKSQALFKIEGKVNDEKGEGLPGVAIRVKGTQLGTLTNVDGGFELDVADQSAVLIFSFVGYKNQEIPVGDKTSFTVALEPDDKSLNEVVVIGYGTARKKDVVGSVDIVAARDAGSTTATNASQLLIGKAAGVQVVQSNGTPGADSQILIRGTGSFTGVDPLYVIDGIQGSKTMFNTLGPQDIENITILKDASSTAIYGSAAANGVVIITTKKGLTGKPKINFTTQWGVSKAWKQMDMLNASQYVDLLKDFAATTNAVLPEKFNTADVLTTRTDWQKEIFQSALSSQNNISISGGSEKVTYNFSLGYMNQKAIVKDYTDKRVNGRFSLDESLGRFHLGQTLNVRYVKDEGQLASISEALAFAPYKEIYDANVPGGYSNSTNVADFNGGNNPLAAVNLNNPVTSGFVFFPQVFAEVDLIKGLRFRTQLSAEIGGGKTNGYQYAYTEGNNLTKPQQATLGYSNYSFYTLENYFSYNNTFGKHSVSATLGNSYLDPGASSGVNATGTGIANNSIQNISVAQSQTVTGSTYGYARSSVISYFARGMYSFNDKYVLTGSFRRDGASNFGANNRFGNFYGLGLAWRFIDEDFMKGQTILSDGKLRIGQGRTGNNTIPTTGITSVLTFSGTPTGNLVYSLGTNEGFNPGTTINTLANPNIKWETTDQTDIGLDLGFLQNKLTVTIDYYNRKSTGLLVSVPVSGSTGASLSGTQPSKYANAASAQNKGVEFSAGYRGVIAGKLSYNVSGNVAYNKNIVNSLGSEFAAPIQGGSFNNLSTFTYTAAGSPIGSFYGYNKDHVARDQAEINALNAAAIEKTGDATAVYQAGLLPGDFIFKDINGDGRVTATDQKILGNPIPKIVYGFNVGANYKGFDLNVVASGVSGLKLLNAFKFVTLNESTGHNATTGILNRWRESGDVAELPRAGQSATSDGNLRPSDWWLENGSYLRLRNVTLGYTLPKAMLTSIGNGNVISSIRVYVAAQNLLTITKYTGYDPEVSTQVGGSYIFSRGIDDRQSLPQPRTFLCGLQLGF, encoded by the coding sequence ATGAAAAAAAATCGACAACGAAAAAGTTGCGCCTCGCTTTACCGGATTATGAGATTGTCATTGACACAAATTATTTTTTCTATTGCTTTCGCGGGCATGACTTACGCAGGACACGACGGAAGAGCACAGGAAATTTTGGAAAGAACCGTGACTTTGCATGCTGAAAGAACCGAACTTAAAAATATTCTGATCTTGCTTGAACAAAAAGCGGATGTAAAATTTGCATATAGTTCCAAAGCAATCCGTGCTGACCGCGAAGTGGTAATCCATGCTGCAAATCAAAAATTATCATCAGCACTAAGCACTTTGCTTACACCTTTGGATATTTCTTATCAGGTAACTTCTACCGGCAGAATATTGCTTATTTCCAATAAAGATAATATTTCCAAAGAGCAGGCGGCGCCTTTATTGAATAAGAGCCAGGCGCTTTTTAAAATAGAAGGAAAAGTAAACGATGAAAAGGGTGAAGGGCTTCCTGGTGTGGCTATCAGAGTAAAAGGTACACAATTGGGTACGCTTACAAATGTAGACGGTGGCTTTGAACTGGATGTTGCTGATCAATCCGCTGTACTTATATTCAGTTTCGTAGGATACAAAAACCAGGAAATTCCAGTTGGCGATAAAACGTCGTTTACAGTTGCGCTTGAACCTGATGACAAATCACTGAACGAAGTAGTCGTGATCGGATATGGTACGGCACGGAAAAAAGATGTGGTAGGTTCTGTTGATATTGTTGCTGCAAGGGATGCTGGTTCAACCACGGCGACCAATGCCTCACAATTACTGATCGGTAAAGCTGCCGGTGTACAGGTTGTGCAGTCGAACGGTACGCCGGGGGCTGACTCGCAAATCCTGATCCGGGGAACCGGTTCCTTTACAGGTGTCGATCCTTTGTATGTAATTGACGGGATTCAGGGAAGTAAAACGATGTTCAACACGCTTGGGCCTCAGGATATTGAAAATATTACGATATTAAAAGATGCATCTTCAACGGCCATTTATGGTTCTGCGGCGGCCAATGGTGTTGTAATTATTACAACTAAAAAAGGACTTACGGGCAAGCCAAAAATTAATTTCACAACGCAATGGGGAGTTTCAAAAGCCTGGAAGCAAATGGATATGCTCAATGCTTCACAGTATGTAGATCTTTTGAAAGATTTTGCTGCAACAACCAATGCAGTATTGCCAGAGAAATTTAATACTGCCGATGTACTGACAACCCGTACTGACTGGCAAAAAGAGATATTTCAATCGGCTTTGTCATCGCAAAATAATATCAGTATCAGTGGCGGAAGTGAAAAAGTGACCTACAATTTCTCTTTGGGGTATATGAACCAGAAAGCCATTGTAAAAGACTATACCGACAAACGTGTGAACGGAAGGTTCAGTCTGGATGAAAGCCTGGGAAGATTCCATTTGGGACAAACCCTGAACGTACGTTATGTAAAAGATGAAGGCCAGCTGGCCAGTATTTCCGAAGCATTGGCTTTTGCTCCTTACAAAGAAATTTATGACGCAAATGTTCCCGGCGGATATTCCAATTCAACGAACGTAGCCGATTTCAATGGTGGCAACAATCCTCTGGCCGCTGTTAACCTGAACAACCCTGTTACCTCTGGGTTTGTATTTTTCCCGCAGGTATTTGCAGAAGTGGACCTAATCAAAGGATTAAGGTTCAGAACGCAGCTTTCGGCTGAAATTGGCGGTGGAAAAACCAATGGTTATCAGTATGCATATACAGAAGGTAATAACCTGACAAAGCCACAACAGGCGACTTTGGGTTACAGCAATTATTCTTTTTATACACTGGAAAACTATTTTTCCTATAATAATACGTTTGGAAAACATTCGGTATCTGCCACTTTGGGTAACAGTTATCTGGATCCGGGTGCTAGTTCTGGGGTAAATGCAACCGGAACCGGCATTGCAAACAATTCGATACAGAATATCAGTGTTGCTCAGTCACAAACTGTTACGGGTTCTACGTATGGTTATGCGCGGTCGTCGGTGATTTCTTACTTCGCCAGAGGTATGTACTCTTTCAATGATAAATACGTATTAACAGGAAGTTTCCGTCGTGATGGTGCTTCTAACTTTGGAGCAAACAACCGCTTCGGTAATTTCTACGGATTAGGGCTTGCGTGGAGATTTATTGACGAAGACTTCATGAAAGGCCAGACTATTCTTTCAGATGGTAAGCTGAGAATAGGACAGGGGCGCACCGGAAACAACACGATCCCAACAACCGGAATCACGAGCGTACTAACATTCAGCGGTACGCCAACGGGTAACCTGGTTTATTCATTGGGAACAAACGAAGGTTTTAATCCGGGTACTACCATCAACACACTGGCTAATCCTAATATTAAATGGGAAACAACAGATCAGACGGATATCGGACTTGACTTAGGTTTCCTGCAAAATAAGCTGACAGTAACGATTGATTATTACAACAGAAAAAGCACAGGATTACTTGTAAGTGTACCGGTATCAGGAAGTACGGGTGCTTCTTTGAGCGGAACCCAGCCAAGTAAATATGCCAATGCTGCAAGTGCACAAAACAAAGGTGTTGAATTTTCTGCCGGGTACCGGGGTGTAATTGCAGGAAAACTTTCTTACAATGTGAGTGGTAATGTAGCATACAATAAAAACATTGTAAACTCTTTGGGAAGTGAATTCGCTGCACCGATTCAGGGAGGTTCATTCAACAACTTATCTACGTTTACTTATACTGCGGCAGGTTCACCGATCGGGTCGTTTTACGGATATAACAAGGATCACGTAGCGAGAGACCAGGCTGAAATTAACGCTTTGAATGCAGCTGCAATTGAGAAAACAGGCGATGCAACAGCGGTTTATCAGGCTGGCCTGTTACCGGGTGATTTTATTTTCAAGGATATCAACGGAGATGGCAGGGTAACGGCTACGGATCAGAAAATCCTGGGAAATCCAATTCCTAAAATTGTTTACGGTTTCAATGTTGGAGCCAATTACAAAGGGTTTGACCTGAACGTGGTTGCATCCGGTGTATCTGGTTTGAAATTATTGAATGCGTTCAAATTCGTAACATTAAACGAATCGACGGGACATAATGCTACAACCGGTATCCTGAACAGATGGAGGGAATCGGGTGATGTGGCAGAACTTCCAAGAGCTGGCCAGAGCGCTACAAGTGATGGTAATTTAAGGCCATCGGACTGGTGGCTTGAAAACGGCAGTTATTTACGTTTAAGAAATGTTACCCTGGGTTATACTTTACCAAAAGCAATGTTGACCAGCATCGGTAACGGAAATGTGATCAGCAGCATCCGTGTTTATGTGGCTGCCCAGAACCTTCTGACTATCACTAAGTATACCGGATATGATCCTGAAGTAAGTACGCAGGTTGGCGGAAGTTATATCTTCTCCCGTGGTATTGACGACAGACAGAGCCTGCCTCAGCCAAGGACCTTCCTTTGCGGGTTACAACTTGGGTTTTAA
- a CDS encoding RagB/SusD family nutrient uptake outer membrane protein, translating to MKKLIIYFLGLIAVLNIAGCDESKLELTSQSNYDFDTYFTTSEGLNQAVIGTYSTLLHNGLWAREYYYIFDLLGFDAKKTTNLQGDVAQLADYSFGTSQSQIGAMWNSLYRMILRANVVIDRAGVWNPATAADQESAKQYIAEARFLRSYAYFNIVNLWGRAPLITSYDSTVANNYFPRSSTAAMWSFIESDLTLAAADLPLSYPAATGLGRATKGAAIALLGKSYLYQGKWALAQTTLAQLTTAPFTYTLDTSYDNLFSTSNQSSPENIFQVMNAKWTDWAVGNQYNAFGGQETWGGKATLSTRAQEYGFNDWFNVYISTAAVKAFKYTNPATGATYTDPRAYSTFYGDAASGGDTVYCEQCATGKISFPFKTSDPQGYYVWRKYEYYNEVAAYGGPQSSINGQVIRYGDVLLMLAESYIQQGNSGAEPLALINQVRKRVNAFAYTSLGSQTAAMTILMRERQLELTGEQSRYFDLIRWGIAKQTINSIRATEPGDGKQPFQDKNLLFPIPDVEKNYNPNVAKDIANDWN from the coding sequence ATGAAAAAATTAATAATATATTTTCTGGGATTGATTGCAGTGTTGAATATAGCAGGCTGTGATGAATCGAAACTTGAACTGACAAGCCAGAGCAACTACGATTTTGATACGTACTTTACAACCAGTGAAGGATTAAACCAGGCCGTAATCGGAACGTATTCAACGTTGCTGCATAATGGTTTGTGGGCAAGGGAATATTACTACATATTTGATTTGCTGGGATTTGATGCTAAAAAAACAACCAACCTTCAGGGTGATGTGGCCCAGCTGGCGGATTATTCGTTTGGTACAAGCCAGTCGCAGATCGGTGCCATGTGGAATAGCCTTTACCGCATGATTTTACGTGCAAATGTTGTTATTGACCGTGCAGGCGTATGGAACCCTGCAACAGCTGCTGATCAGGAAAGTGCGAAACAATATATAGCTGAAGCGCGGTTTTTAAGGTCTTATGCTTATTTCAACATTGTAAATCTTTGGGGAAGAGCTCCTCTGATCACTTCTTACGACAGTACTGTGGCAAACAATTATTTTCCACGTTCGTCTACTGCTGCTATGTGGAGCTTTATCGAAAGTGACCTTACTCTGGCTGCTGCTGATCTTCCTTTGTCTTATCCTGCTGCTACCGGTTTGGGAAGAGCAACGAAGGGTGCAGCTATTGCTTTATTGGGCAAATCATATTTGTATCAGGGAAAATGGGCGTTGGCACAGACTACGCTGGCACAATTGACAACGGCTCCGTTTACTTACACGCTTGATACGTCTTACGATAACCTTTTCAGTACTTCAAACCAAAGCAGCCCCGAAAACATATTTCAGGTGATGAATGCGAAATGGACAGACTGGGCAGTTGGAAATCAGTATAATGCATTTGGCGGGCAGGAAACCTGGGGTGGAAAAGCGACTCTTTCGACCCGTGCACAGGAATACGGATTCAATGACTGGTTCAATGTTTATATTTCTACTGCTGCTGTGAAAGCGTTTAAATATACCAATCCGGCTACCGGAGCTACTTACACAGATCCACGTGCTTATTCTACCTTTTATGGTGATGCAGCAAGTGGTGGTGATACGGTTTATTGTGAACAATGTGCAACCGGCAAAATATCATTTCCATTCAAAACAAGCGATCCGCAGGGATATTATGTCTGGAGAAAATACGAATATTACAATGAAGTTGCAGCTTATGGAGGGCCTCAAAGTTCTATCAACGGGCAGGTTATCAGATATGGCGATGTTTTGCTGATGTTGGCAGAATCGTACATTCAGCAGGGAAATTCAGGAGCAGAACCATTGGCTCTGATCAATCAGGTGAGAAAAAGGGTAAATGCTTTTGCTTATACAAGTCTTGGCAGCCAGACTGCGGCCATGACAATACTGATGAGAGAGCGACAGCTCGAACTTACGGGAGAACAAAGCCGCTATTTTGACCTGATCAGATGGGGAATTGCAAAACAAACCATTAACAGCATCAGGGCAACAGAGCCAGGCGACGGAAAACAGCCGTTCCAGGATAAAAACCTGTTGTTCCCAATTCCAGACGTGGAGAAAAATTACAATCCCAACGTAGCAAAAGATATTGCCAACGACTGGAATTAA
- a CDS encoding DUF1501 domain-containing protein: MEKLLKELQHAELQRQTRRHFLQSCGFGLGALGLGSLLDSCGPSTAKGSIGKETLNAKIPQFAPKAKRVIYIHMAGAPSQLELFDYKPQLEKYHGKDCPAEFLEGKKFAFIQGVPKMLGPQSKFKQYGQSGAWMSDYVPYLQTVADEITFMKAMHTDQFNHAPAQLLMHTGSARLGRPSLGAWATYGLGSENQNLPGFIVLASGGQQPDAGKSVYGSGFLPSVYQGVQCRTGGDPVLYVSDPSGMNRDMRKQTINAINEINKQTYEDVQDPEILTRISQYEMAFRMQMSVPEVMDISKEPQFILDMYGVKPGEGTFAMNCLLARKLVENDVRFVQLFDWGWDGHGTSADHNVEGGLRHKCRESDQPVAALIQDLKMRGLLEETLIIWGAEFGRTPMQENRNGLVMPYMGRDHHLDAFTMWMAGGGVKQGFSHGETDELGYYGVKDRVHVHDLQATILHLMGFDHEKFTYPFQGRNFRLTDTEGKVVKQVLA; the protein is encoded by the coding sequence ATGGAAAAGCTATTAAAGGAACTTCAGCACGCCGAATTGCAGCGCCAGACCCGGCGGCATTTTTTGCAATCGTGCGGATTTGGACTTGGAGCACTCGGATTGGGTTCGTTACTGGATTCTTGTGGGCCATCTACTGCAAAAGGAAGCATTGGAAAAGAAACCTTAAATGCTAAAATCCCGCAATTCGCACCCAAAGCCAAACGGGTGATTTATATCCACATGGCCGGAGCACCGTCCCAGCTCGAACTTTTCGATTACAAACCACAGCTCGAAAAATACCACGGAAAAGATTGTCCGGCGGAATTTCTGGAAGGCAAGAAATTCGCTTTCATACAGGGCGTTCCTAAAATGCTGGGACCACAAAGCAAATTTAAACAGTACGGACAATCCGGTGCATGGATGTCGGATTATGTGCCTTATCTGCAAACCGTTGCTGATGAAATTACTTTCATGAAAGCGATGCATACGGATCAGTTCAACCACGCACCAGCGCAATTGCTGATGCATACCGGAAGTGCACGTTTAGGACGGCCAAGTCTGGGAGCATGGGCAACCTATGGATTAGGCTCTGAAAATCAGAACTTACCCGGTTTCATAGTACTGGCATCCGGCGGACAACAACCCGATGCGGGTAAAAGTGTATACGGAAGTGGATTTCTGCCTTCTGTTTATCAGGGTGTACAATGCAGGACAGGCGGCGATCCGGTTTTGTATGTAAGTGACCCGAGTGGCATGAACCGGGATATGCGCAAGCAAACGATCAACGCCATCAATGAAATTAACAAACAGACTTACGAAGACGTACAAGATCCGGAAATCCTGACGCGCATCAGTCAGTATGAAATGGCTTTCCGCATGCAAATGTCAGTTCCCGAAGTAATGGATATTTCCAAAGAACCACAGTTTATACTGGATATGTATGGAGTAAAACCAGGCGAGGGCACATTTGCCATGAACTGTCTTTTGGCACGTAAACTGGTTGAGAATGACGTTCGCTTTGTGCAGCTTTTCGATTGGGGCTGGGATGGGCACGGAACATCTGCCGATCATAATGTTGAAGGCGGATTACGACATAAATGCAGGGAATCAGATCAGCCTGTTGCGGCTTTGATACAGGATCTGAAAATGCGGGGATTACTGGAAGAAACCCTCATAATCTGGGGAGCGGAATTTGGCAGGACACCCATGCAGGAAAACAGGAATGGGCTTGTGATGCCTTATATGGGCCGGGATCACCATCTCGATGCATTCACAATGTGGATGGCCGGAGGAGGAGTGAAGCAGGGATTTTCCCATGGAGAAACGGACGAATTGGGATATTATGGCGTAAAAGACCGCGTGCATGTCCATGATTTACAAGCAACTATTCTTCATTTAATGGGTTTTGATCATGAAAAATTTACCTATCCTTTCCAGGGTAGAAATTTCAGATTAACAGATACAGAAGGAAAAGTAGTGAAGCAAGTATTGGCTTGA
- a CDS encoding c-type cytochrome domain-containing protein produces the protein MHFILLQASGWFSNWAIFIGRFHPVLVHLPIGFLLIAALLEIGRRTGKIGVSESAISFILFWSAIGATLACIAGYLLSLGGGYDEELLSDHKWQGIGVAVFAWIAWIVKSDWIKAKLHFVPALYLPAFGLATILTMTAGHDGGSLTHGDGYLTQYTPEPFRSLAGMPPITEPVTEIKPIANVEQAVVYKDIVQPILELRCVQCHNATKQKGDLRMDQLALMLKGGKGGPVFIAGKSAESDLIKRCLLPESDDDHMPPKGKPQLSNEQIALLSWWIDQGAPADKKVAELKIPDNLKPALASLSTGNPSSGVKSSESVVLSLKVPAANEKDIEALVKAGLIVNNLSHDQNLIEVSAVNAPGFNDSQMGLITALSEQIAWLKLGDTKITDAALKEISKLKNLNKLHLEHTVITDAGLANLKNLPYLEYLNLVDTKITDAGLKNIASVKSLRSIYVWQSAVTDSAVSQVSRIYPKLSIISGLNEAAVAKFLKAGDSTQTIAVKKIQ, from the coding sequence ATGCATTTTATACTACTACAGGCTTCTGGCTGGTTTTCAAATTGGGCAATTTTTATTGGAAGATTTCATCCGGTCTTGGTGCATTTGCCAATTGGTTTTCTATTAATAGCAGCGCTTCTTGAAATCGGTCGCCGTACCGGAAAGATTGGTGTAAGCGAGTCTGCCATATCATTCATTCTTTTCTGGTCTGCAATTGGAGCTACCTTGGCTTGTATTGCAGGCTATTTACTATCGTTGGGAGGAGGTTATGATGAAGAGTTATTAAGTGATCACAAATGGCAGGGAATAGGAGTGGCGGTATTTGCGTGGATTGCCTGGATTGTAAAATCTGACTGGATTAAAGCTAAATTACATTTTGTGCCTGCTTTGTATCTGCCAGCTTTTGGCCTTGCAACCATCCTGACCATGACTGCAGGGCACGACGGTGGCTCGCTTACACACGGAGACGGATATCTGACACAATACACGCCGGAACCTTTTAGAAGTCTGGCTGGAATGCCTCCAATTACTGAACCGGTTACAGAAATAAAACCCATTGCCAATGTTGAGCAGGCTGTTGTGTACAAAGATATAGTTCAGCCGATCCTGGAATTACGCTGTGTACAATGCCATAATGCTACCAAGCAAAAGGGTGATCTGCGTATGGATCAATTGGCTTTAATGCTAAAAGGCGGAAAAGGCGGGCCTGTCTTTATTGCGGGTAAAAGTGCTGAAAGTGATCTGATTAAACGATGCTTATTGCCGGAAAGCGATGATGACCACATGCCTCCAAAAGGAAAACCACAATTATCAAATGAACAAATTGCGCTACTCTCCTGGTGGATTGACCAAGGTGCACCTGCCGATAAAAAAGTCGCAGAATTAAAGATTCCCGACAATTTGAAACCTGCTTTGGCCTCATTGTCTACTGGTAACCCTTCATCGGGAGTAAAAAGCTCGGAATCGGTAGTGCTAAGTTTGAAAGTTCCGGCTGCAAATGAAAAAGATATAGAAGCATTAGTAAAAGCAGGACTGATTGTGAACAATTTATCACATGACCAAAATCTGATAGAAGTAAGTGCAGTGAATGCTCCTGGTTTCAATGATAGCCAGATGGGACTAATCACCGCTTTATCTGAACAAATTGCCTGGCTTAAACTGGGAGATACAAAAATTACGGATGCTGCTTTAAAGGAAATTTCAAAATTGAAAAATCTGAATAAATTGCATCTGGAGCACACAGTTATAACTGACGCTGGCCTGGCTAATTTGAAAAACCTGCCTTATCTTGAATACTTAAATTTGGTGGATACTAAGATTACGGACGCTGGTTTGAAAAATATTGCATCTGTAAAAAGTTTGCGATCCATATATGTATGGCAATCTGCTGTGACAGATAGCGCGGTAAGCCAGGTAAGCAGGATTTATCCCAAGCTTTCCATTATCAGCGGGTTAAACGAGGCAGCAGTTGCAAAATTTTTAAAAGCTGGCGACAGCACACAAACAATTGCAGTTAAAAAAATCCAATAA
- a CDS encoding sugar phosphate isomerase/epimerase → MSTALASAGVISGLEAAAQENIAPFQFKDKSFLKILGTNWGFEGTTDEFCAAIKKEGYDGTEMWWPGTKEKQTELFSALKKYDLEVGFLCGSGERDYVTHLDAFKKSINAATTEFDRKPLYINCHSGRDHFSYEQNKAFIDHTTEAAAKSGIPIYHETHRGRMLFAAHVTRNFIEKNPALRLTLDISHWCNVHESLLQDQEETVKLALARVGHIHSRIGHEEGPQVNDPRAPEWEATVKAHLAWWDAVVEQKIKNGETLTVLTEFGPPNYLPTLPYTNQPLADQWAINVYMMNLLRKRYLKAD, encoded by the coding sequence ATGAGTACTGCCTTAGCAAGTGCGGGAGTAATATCAGGTCTTGAAGCTGCTGCTCAGGAAAATATCGCCCCGTTTCAGTTTAAAGATAAATCCTTTTTAAAAATCCTGGGAACAAACTGGGGCTTTGAGGGAACAACCGATGAATTTTGCGCAGCAATTAAAAAAGAAGGGTATGACGGAACCGAAATGTGGTGGCCCGGAACGAAAGAAAAACAAACAGAACTATTCTCTGCTTTAAAAAAGTATGATCTGGAAGTTGGTTTTCTGTGTGGATCAGGAGAGAGGGATTATGTGACACATCTGGATGCATTTAAAAAATCCATCAACGCTGCTACAACCGAATTTGACCGGAAACCACTTTATATTAATTGTCACAGTGGCCGGGATCATTTTTCTTATGAACAGAATAAAGCATTTATAGACCATACTACCGAAGCAGCTGCAAAAAGCGGTATACCTATTTATCACGAAACACACCGTGGAAGAATGCTTTTTGCCGCACATGTTACACGAAATTTTATTGAGAAAAATCCTGCTTTAAGACTTACACTCGATATTTCGCATTGGTGTAATGTGCATGAAAGTTTATTACAGGACCAGGAAGAAACAGTTAAGCTTGCATTAGCCAGGGTAGGGCATATTCATTCACGTATTGGTCATGAAGAAGGTCCTCAGGTAAATGATCCGCGTGCTCCTGAATGGGAAGCAACCGTAAAGGCACATTTAGCATGGTGGGATGCCGTTGTGGAGCAAAAGATCAAAAACGGAGAAACACTGACTGTCCTTACAGAATTCGGTCCGCCCAATTATTTGCCGACCTTACCTTACACCAATCAGCCACTCGCAGATCAGTGGGCGATTAATGTGTACATGATGAACTTACTGAGGAAAAGGTATTTGAAAGCGGATTAA
- a CDS encoding GAF domain-containing protein: MAEDLFIPQTTDRKTIYETIIPQIQSLIESESDLTANLANVAAVLKEAFGFFWVGFYIAKEGQLVLGPFQGPVACTRIPFHKGVCGASYSQQKTLIVPDVEAFPGHIACSSASRSEIVLPVFHRNGTVAMVLDVDSDELDDFSETDAEWLEGLIRLIERKL, from the coding sequence ATGGCAGAAGATCTTTTTATCCCGCAAACAACAGACCGGAAAACGATTTACGAAACGATCATTCCTCAAATACAGTCATTGATTGAATCTGAAAGTGATTTAACGGCGAATCTTGCAAATGTAGCTGCTGTATTAAAAGAGGCTTTTGGATTTTTCTGGGTAGGTTTTTACATTGCTAAAGAAGGCCAGCTGGTTTTAGGGCCATTCCAGGGGCCTGTTGCCTGTACACGTATTCCTTTTCATAAAGGTGTTTGCGGCGCAAGTTATTCACAGCAAAAAACATTGATCGTTCCTGATGTTGAAGCATTCCCCGGTCATATTGCGTGCAGTTCTGCTTCCAGATCAGAAATTGTTTTACCCGTTTTTCATAGAAACGGAACCGTCGCCATGGTATTGGATGTGGATAGTGACGAACTGGATGATTTCAGTGAAACAGATGCGGAATGGCTGGAAGGTTTGATCCGGCTGATTGAGAGGAAGTTGTAG